A genomic region of Ignavibacteria bacterium contains the following coding sequences:
- a CDS encoding DUF5009 domain-containing protein translates to METKINITSKRALALDALRGFAILTMILSGQIPFHTNTLPAWMYHAQVPPPEHKWIPTLPGITWVDLVFPFFLFAMGAAFPLALSRRLESGVSKWKISLSILERGFLLGFFALYVQAIRPYVISKSPTTETFLIALLAFFLCFPIYTRLPENWNMWFKIGLRLVGWISALLLLFNLKYPDGSGFSLYRSDIIIVVLTNMAVFGSFIWLITRSNLLVRLGLLGILIAIRLSNMPNQIEGWVSQIWNYSPIPWMYRLYYLQYLFIVIPGTIAGDILLKWMKTRDEKNEKGWSRVQYIFIAFLMFFFVFELLVGLYNRWLIETTILTFVLLFLTYYLMKNPISSNERLYLELFYWAIYWLVLGLFFEPYEGGIKKDKATLSYYFITSGLAICTIIFFSIIIDVFKKQKWVQLLIDNGQNPMIAYAGVNNFIIPILSLTGLMKLLNMMAVTPWLGFLKGLIITILLALFVSLCTRLKIFWRT, encoded by the coding sequence ATGGAAACGAAAATAAATATAACAAGCAAGCGAGCTCTTGCGCTCGACGCATTAAGAGGCTTCGCAATTTTAACAATGATTCTTTCTGGACAAATTCCTTTTCACACCAATACTTTACCTGCGTGGATGTATCATGCACAAGTTCCGCCGCCAGAACATAAGTGGATCCCAACTTTACCTGGTATTACATGGGTTGATTTAGTTTTTCCATTTTTTCTTTTTGCAATGGGTGCAGCTTTTCCGCTTGCGCTTTCAAGAAGACTGGAAAGCGGTGTGTCAAAATGGAAAATTAGTCTGTCAATTCTTGAAAGAGGATTTTTGCTCGGATTTTTTGCTCTTTATGTTCAAGCAATAAGACCATATGTTATAAGTAAATCGCCAACAACCGAAACTTTCTTAATTGCTTTACTGGCTTTCTTTTTGTGCTTCCCAATTTATACTCGTCTTCCTGAAAATTGGAATATGTGGTTTAAGATTGGTTTAAGGTTAGTTGGATGGATCTCTGCTTTGCTCTTATTATTTAATTTGAAGTATCCCGATGGCTCTGGATTTTCATTATATAGAAGTGATATCATTATTGTGGTTTTAACAAATATGGCAGTGTTTGGATCTTTTATCTGGTTGATAACGCGATCCAATTTATTGGTAAGGTTAGGTCTTCTGGGTATTTTAATCGCCATTCGACTTTCTAATATGCCAAATCAAATTGAAGGATGGGTAAGTCAAATCTGGAATTACTCTCCAATTCCGTGGATGTATAGATTATATTATCTGCAATATTTATTCATTGTGATCCCAGGCACTATTGCCGGCGACATTTTATTGAAGTGGATGAAAACCAGAGATGAAAAGAATGAAAAAGGTTGGTCAAGAGTTCAATATATTTTCATCGCTTTTCTTATGTTCTTCTTCGTGTTTGAATTACTTGTGGGTTTGTATAATCGCTGGTTAATCGAGACAACAATATTAACTTTTGTTTTACTTTTTTTGACTTATTATTTGATGAAAAATCCCATCTCGTCAAATGAAAGACTTTATCTTGAGTTATTTTACTGGGCAATTTACTGGCTTGTGCTTGGATTATTCTTCGAACCTTACGAAGGAGGAATTAAAAAAGACAAAGCAACTTTAAGTTATTACTTCATTACATCGGGACTTGCAATATGCACGATAATTTTCTTCTCTATAATAATCGATGTTTTCAAAAAACAGAAATGGGTTCAGTTATTGATTGACAATGGACAGAATCCAATGATTGCTTATGCGGGTGTAAATAATTTCATTATTCCAATACTATCGTTAACTGGTTTGATGAAACTATTAAATATGATGGCAGTCACGCCCTGGCTGGGATTTTTGAAGGGATTAATAATTACAATATTGCTTGCATTGTTTGTAAGTCTGTGTACACGATTAAAAATTTTCTGGAGAACCTAA
- the era gene encoding GTPase Era — translation MNTDNLNQNYKAGYVTIFGEPNVGKSTLMNAVLNTKLSITTPKPQTTRRKILGIYSDNEAQIVFLDTPGLIEPKYLLQQKMVEAIHNALDECDLILAVVDVTEKVLKNFENKLIPLLLPFSGKKNIFLVINKIDLITKEEVLQIIDSMKDKFKFDEIVPVSALHQFNVQELTNTIKKYLPVHPPYFPTDILSQEPERFFIAEIIREKIFETYRDEVPYSTEVIVVEYKERPKGKDYINAEIYVERESQKKIIIGKDGEALKRIGQKARKDIENFLGKEVYLELYVKVRENWRDNPRWIKTFGY, via the coding sequence ATGAATACAGATAACCTCAATCAAAATTACAAAGCTGGTTACGTGACAATATTCGGTGAGCCGAATGTTGGAAAATCAACTTTAATGAATGCTGTTCTGAATACTAAACTATCCATCACAACTCCAAAACCTCAAACAACTCGAAGAAAAATTTTAGGTATCTACTCAGATAATGAAGCGCAAATTGTCTTTCTTGATACTCCAGGTTTAATTGAACCGAAGTATCTGCTTCAACAAAAAATGGTCGAAGCAATTCACAATGCTTTAGATGAGTGTGATTTAATTTTAGCGGTTGTTGATGTGACGGAAAAAGTTTTAAAAAATTTTGAGAACAAATTGATCCCTCTTTTGCTTCCGTTTTCAGGTAAGAAAAATATTTTTCTTGTGATTAACAAAATTGATTTAATTACAAAAGAAGAAGTTCTTCAAATTATTGACTCAATGAAAGATAAATTTAAGTTTGATGAGATTGTTCCAGTTAGTGCGCTACATCAATTTAATGTTCAAGAGTTGACAAACACTATTAAAAAATACTTACCTGTTCATCCACCTTATTTCCCGACTGATATTTTGAGTCAGGAGCCAGAAAGATTTTTCATTGCTGAGATAATTCGTGAAAAAATTTTTGAGACTTATCGCGATGAGGTTCCTTATTCAACAGAAGTTATTGTGGTTGAATACAAGGAACGACCAAAAGGCAAAGATTACATCAATGCTGAAATCTATGTCGAAAGAGAATCACAGAAGAAAATTATAATTGGTAAAGATGGCGAGGCATTGAAAAGAATTGGACAGAAAGCTCGAAAGGATATTGAAAATTTCCTTGGTAAAGAAGTTTATCTTGAATTGTATGTTAAAGTAAGAGAAAATTGGAGAGATAACCCTCGCTGGATAAAAACTTTCGGATATTGA
- a CDS encoding DMT family transporter, whose amino-acid sequence MRLKAELILFLITFIWAGTFVIIKPTLQFISPLFFVTIRFLIAALVLTLIYRDRLLKIPMPTIKMGSILGIFLFVGFVVQTIGLKYTTATKSALITGTFVVFTPIFQVLVERKPLKPGSILGVILVFAGLLFLSSNENNFIELILTIGKDFNIGDLLTLICAIFFAAYIVYLDIISDKTDFNDVVWLQIVVTLIGSFILMVIFDSLQIETIKFTFNSQVIFAILYTSIFATIITTFLQTKYQKYTLPTRAAIIFTSEPLLASILAYLILNETIGIFGVIGGFLIILGVLTSELLDEMIKNKRSKNEV is encoded by the coding sequence ATGAGATTAAAAGCTGAATTAATCCTATTCCTCATAACTTTTATCTGGGCAGGAACATTTGTAATTATAAAACCAACTCTTCAATTTATTTCACCTTTGTTTTTTGTGACCATAAGATTTTTAATTGCTGCCCTTGTTCTCACTTTAATTTATCGTGATCGTCTTCTTAAAATTCCTATGCCTACAATTAAAATGGGAAGCATTTTAGGAATTTTTCTTTTCGTCGGATTTGTGGTTCAAACAATTGGATTGAAATATACAACTGCAACAAAATCGGCTTTGATTACAGGTACATTTGTAGTGTTTACTCCAATTTTTCAGGTTTTGGTGGAAAGAAAACCACTCAAACCTGGAAGTATTTTGGGTGTAATTTTAGTTTTTGCGGGATTGCTTTTTCTTTCTTCAAATGAAAACAATTTTATTGAGTTAATCTTAACAATTGGTAAGGATTTCAATATTGGTGATCTTTTAACTTTAATCTGTGCAATTTTCTTTGCTGCATATATTGTGTATCTGGATATTATTTCTGATAAAACTGATTTTAATGATGTCGTGTGGTTACAAATTGTAGTCACGCTTATTGGTTCTTTTATTTTAATGGTCATCTTTGATTCATTACAAATTGAAACAATAAAATTTACTTTTAACTCACAGGTAATTTTTGCGATTCTTTACACTTCAATTTTTGCAACTATAATTACAACTTTCCTCCAGACGAAATATCAGAAATATACATTGCCAACCCGAGCCGCTATTATCTTTACATCGGAACCGCTGCTTGCATCAATTCTGGCTTATTTAATTTTAAATGAGACAATTGGTATTTTTGGAGTGATTGGTGGATTTCTGATAATTCTTGGTGTTTTGACATCTGAATTGCTAGATGAAATGATAAAAAATAAAAGGAGCAAAAATGAAGTTTAG
- a CDS encoding SIMPL domain-containing protein, with protein sequence MISDNKYIVPSLIVSIFFILATLIISETWRNHTRTNQTITVTGSAKKLIISDLGILKITLTSTGNTQQEAFKNLNRQTPILKEFLTNNGISLDSIDEKNPSSYPVYEISSSGYQTNKILYFVYSQNFDVLSKDVEKIKKLSMDLSQLLEKGLNFQQIQPEYHYTKLGDLKIEIQAEAAKDAMERAKRIAESTGSRLGNLRSARMGVLQITPKFSNMISDYGINDLSSIEKEITAVVNASFEIK encoded by the coding sequence ATGATCTCAGATAATAAATACATCGTTCCATCTCTCATCGTTTCAATATTTTTTATTCTTGCTACGCTGATTATCAGTGAAACATGGCGAAATCACACAAGGACTAATCAAACGATTACCGTTACTGGTTCAGCAAAAAAATTAATCATTTCAGATTTAGGGATTTTGAAAATTACATTAACATCAACAGGAAACACCCAACAGGAAGCATTTAAAAATTTAAATCGACAGACTCCAATTCTTAAAGAATTTTTAACTAACAATGGAATAAGCCTCGATTCAATTGATGAAAAGAATCCATCAAGTTACCCTGTTTATGAAATTAGTTCATCAGGTTATCAAACAAATAAAATTTTATATTTTGTTTATTCTCAAAATTTTGATGTGCTTTCAAAAGATGTAGAAAAAATTAAAAAGCTTTCAATGGATTTGTCTCAACTCTTAGAGAAAGGTTTAAACTTTCAGCAAATTCAACCTGAATATCATTACACGAAACTTGGAGATTTAAAAATTGAAATTCAGGCAGAGGCAGCAAAAGATGCAATGGAACGAGCAAAGAGAATTGCAGAGTCGACGGGAAGTAGACTTGGAAATTTGAGGAGTGCAAGAATGGGAGTTCTTCAAATTACACCAAAGTTCTCGAATATGATTTCAGATTACGGGATTAATGATCTATCATCAATTGAAAAAGAAATAACTGCTGTGGTAAATGCGTCGTTTGAAATTAAGTGA
- a CDS encoding peptidylprolyl isomerase, whose translation MPIGANKVVTIHYTLKDESGNLLDSTQGSAPFSYLTGHEQVIPKLEEEIDTMLIGGKKNIFISAEDAYGEYREDLVHHINKENFPADVELEVGMQFVTSAPDGTQMPFEIKQIDGNIVTIDFNHPLAGKNLEFEVELVDVRDATDEELAHGHVHGPHDHH comes from the coding sequence ATGCCTATTGGTGCAAATAAAGTTGTAACCATTCACTATACATTAAAAGATGAGAGTGGTAATCTACTCGATTCAACTCAGGGTTCAGCGCCTTTTTCATATTTGACAGGGCACGAACAGGTGATTCCAAAACTCGAGGAAGAAATTGACACTATGTTAATTGGTGGAAAGAAAAATATCTTTATATCAGCAGAAGATGCTTATGGTGAATATAGAGAGGATCTTGTTCATCATATTAATAAAGAAAACTTTCCTGCTGATGTTGAACTCGAAGTTGGAATGCAATTTGTCACAAGCGCTCCAGATGGAACTCAAATGCCATTTGAAATTAAGCAAATTGACGGAAATATAGTTACAATTGATTTTAATCATCCGCTTGCTGGCAAAAATTTGGAATTTGAAGTAGAATTAGTTGATGTTCGTGATGCAACTGATGAAGAGTTGGCTCACGGGCATGTGCATGGTCCTCACGATCATCATTAA
- a CDS encoding SnoaL-like domain-containing protein, which yields MKFRYLIFLLLLVLISCKEKPRVDTEKEKQEVVQFLKDFTNFVSLNTVENFKNFWRDDQEISYIPLEKDSAITGFENIYEYFKKQSEDVAKVEYTTWNPFVWVNPTKSEAVVIFLSSKGLQFKNGFNLGFYPIRNSAVLSKFEGQWKLISLHESVRQK from the coding sequence ATGAAGTTTAGATATTTGATTTTCCTTTTGCTTTTAGTTTTAATATCCTGTAAAGAAAAACCAAGAGTCGATACAGAAAAAGAGAAACAAGAAGTTGTTCAATTCTTAAAAGATTTCACAAATTTTGTATCATTAAATACAGTTGAAAATTTCAAAAACTTTTGGCGAGATGATCAAGAAATTAGTTACATCCCACTGGAAAAAGATAGTGCGATTACTGGATTTGAAAATATCTATGAATATTTCAAGAAACAGTCCGAGGATGTAGCTAAGGTTGAATATACTACATGGAACCCTTTTGTCTGGGTAAATCCAACCAAAAGCGAAGCAGTTGTTATTTTTCTTTCTTCGAAAGGACTTCAATTTAAAAATGGATTTAATTTAGGATTTTACCCGATACGTAATTCTGCTGTGCTTAGTAAATTTGAAGGCCAATGGAAACTTATAAGTCTGCACGAATCAGTCAGACAAAAATGA
- a CDS encoding toxin-antitoxin system HicB family antitoxin, whose amino-acid sequence MKKKLEYYLNLNYPIEVIKIPEDEGGGYSASIPALGKLAVVSDGATAEEAISNVLKLKDEYIKELFRKGIPIPEPAQIEDLGNVSGRFLVRIPKELHKALIKKAKENDISLNQYINYLLTKALYIDTFEQKVDEFFEVFYKYAHQVTETNYDLNFEFKSYSSLFSEIKSVKDKRESYLKAG is encoded by the coding sequence GTGAAGAAAAAGTTAGAATATTATTTAAACTTAAATTATCCAATTGAGGTTATAAAGATACCAGAAGACGAAGGTGGCGGGTATTCTGCTTCTATTCCCGCGCTTGGTAAATTGGCGGTTGTATCGGATGGAGCTACTGCTGAAGAAGCAATTAGTAATGTTTTAAAATTAAAAGACGAATACATTAAAGAATTATTCCGAAAAGGAATCCCAATCCCTGAGCCCGCTCAAATCGAAGATCTGGGGAATGTTAGTGGAAGATTTTTAGTGCGTATTCCAAAAGAGCTTCATAAAGCTTTGATTAAAAAAGCGAAAGAAAATGATATTAGTTTGAATCAGTATATAAATTATTTATTAACAAAAGCACTTTATATTGATACTTTTGAACAAAAAGTTGATGAATTCTTTGAAGTATTCTACAAATATGCTCATCAAGTAACCGAAACAAATTATGATTTGAATTTCGAGTTTAAATCCTATTCTAGTTTATTTTCTGAGATAAAATCAGTAAAAGACAAAAGAGAAAGTTATTTGAAAGCGGGTTAA